One Curtobacterium sp. MCLR17_032 genomic window carries:
- a CDS encoding copper resistance protein CopC: MSSTASSSRTRTTPTLRRALGSLVGLATVLAGLATAAPASAHSGLTGSTPAEGAVVTSDLRQVDLTFTEAPLAGLDAGLRIEVRDQAGQDESTGDVTVAGTTMSKPVDLSAGPHTVLWRYVSPDGHPIDGQVAFTVQAAETPTASPTATPSREARGSSDPSVTSTPTPVADVPDGTADDDSPGALPWVVGGVALVVVLGVVTVVASRRRAAPAED, from the coding sequence GTGTCATCGACCGCCAGCAGCAGCCGTACCCGGACCACGCCGACCCTTCGCCGCGCGCTCGGCTCGTTGGTCGGTCTCGCCACCGTCCTCGCCGGCCTCGCGACCGCCGCACCGGCGTCCGCGCACTCCGGTCTCACCGGCAGCACGCCCGCCGAGGGCGCCGTCGTGACGAGCGACCTGCGCCAGGTGGACCTGACGTTCACCGAGGCGCCCCTCGCCGGACTCGACGCGGGCCTCCGCATCGAGGTCCGCGACCAGGCCGGCCAGGACGAGTCGACCGGGGACGTCACCGTCGCCGGCACGACCATGTCGAAGCCGGTGGACCTGTCCGCCGGACCGCACACGGTGCTCTGGCGGTACGTCTCGCCGGACGGCCACCCGATCGACGGGCAGGTCGCGTTCACGGTGCAGGCGGCGGAGACCCCGACGGCCTCACCGACCGCGACACCGAGCCGGGAGGCCCGTGGGTCGTCCGACCCGTCGGTCACGTCGACGCCCACCCCGGTCGCGGACGTCCCCGACGGGACCGCCGACGACGATTCGCCAGGCGCACTGCCGTGGGTGGTCGGCGGGGTAGCCCTCGTCGTCGTCCTCGGCGTCGTCACGGTCGTGGCGAGCCGCCGCCGCGCGGCCCCGGCCGAGGACTGA
- a CDS encoding Rid family hydrolase has translation MTDGGRPGAVELIRSSVLSPAEYAYAATAQADARFVFLAGSCPLDEDGRTVAPGDHAAQAAQCVANLRQALADAGARLTDVISTRVLVASSRQADLVTAWRVVRDAFGEHDVPSTLLGVTVLGYDDQLVEVEAVAAVLDAH, from the coding sequence GTGACGGACGGCGGACGGCCCGGCGCCGTCGAGCTGATCCGCTCCAGCGTGCTCAGCCCGGCGGAGTACGCGTACGCCGCGACGGCGCAGGCCGACGCCCGATTCGTCTTCCTGGCCGGGTCGTGCCCGCTGGACGAGGACGGCAGGACCGTCGCCCCGGGCGACCACGCGGCGCAGGCCGCGCAGTGCGTCGCGAACCTCCGTCAGGCACTGGCGGACGCCGGCGCGCGCCTGACGGACGTGATCAGCACCCGCGTGCTCGTGGCGTCGTCGCGGCAGGCGGACCTGGTCACCGCCTGGCGGGTCGTGCGTGACGCGTTCGGCGAGCACGACGTCCCGAGCACGCTGCTCGGCGTCACCGTGCTGGGCTACGACGACCAGCTGGTCGAGGTGGAGGCGGTGGCCGCGGTCCTCGACGCACACTGA
- a CDS encoding HIT domain-containing protein — protein sequence MTGVGLPDDCVFCHLIEHDDQGTAWVEREPDAVAFRPLPESELAPGHTLVVPREHATGLLDVSPDALRATTLLAQRVGRAMRAALGATGVVVLSATGADAGQSVPHLHLHVVPCWPDDGVLRWPEARSAHVVDGDATAMLAEMFE from the coding sequence ATGACGGGGGTGGGCCTCCCGGACGACTGCGTCTTCTGCCACCTCATCGAGCACGACGACCAGGGCACGGCCTGGGTCGAGCGCGAGCCGGACGCCGTCGCGTTCCGGCCGCTGCCCGAGTCGGAGCTCGCCCCGGGACACACGCTGGTGGTCCCGCGGGAGCACGCCACGGGCCTGCTCGACGTCTCCCCGGACGCGCTGCGGGCGACGACCCTGCTCGCGCAACGGGTCGGGCGGGCGATGCGTGCGGCGCTCGGGGCGACCGGGGTCGTCGTGCTCAGCGCGACCGGGGCGGACGCGGGGCAGAGCGTCCCGCACCTGCACCTGCACGTGGTGCCGTGCTGGCCGGACGACGGGGTCCTGCGCTGGCCGGAGGCGCGGTCCGCCCACGTGGTGGACGGGGACGCGACGGCGATGCTCGCGGAGATGTTCGAGTGA
- a CDS encoding heme-degrading domain-containing protein, whose protein sequence is MPDTTGARYRDLPTDEKLTVLLDEERELDHDAFDLDDAWAVGTWLRSTALERGLGVGFAVSFGEQRVFHAATPGSAAVNDAWLDRKFRVVRHFAHSTLAVRTQYELGGSSFDEAAALDPRQYQAAGGGFPLIIRGALVGAVGVSGLEMHDDHALVVEALRAHRARRDERA, encoded by the coding sequence ATGCCCGACACCACCGGAGCCCGCTACCGCGACCTGCCGACCGACGAGAAGCTCACCGTGCTGCTCGACGAGGAGCGCGAACTCGACCACGACGCGTTCGACCTCGACGACGCCTGGGCGGTGGGGACGTGGTTGCGGTCGACCGCCCTCGAACGCGGTCTCGGCGTGGGCTTCGCGGTGTCCTTCGGGGAGCAGCGGGTCTTCCACGCCGCGACGCCCGGGTCCGCCGCGGTCAACGACGCCTGGCTCGACCGGAAGTTCCGCGTGGTCCGTCACTTCGCGCACAGCACCCTGGCGGTGCGGACGCAGTACGAGCTCGGCGGGTCCTCGTTCGACGAGGCCGCGGCGCTCGACCCCCGGCAGTACCAGGCGGCCGGCGGTGGATTCCCGCTGATCATCCGCGGCGCCCTCGTCGGAGCGGTCGGCGTCAGCGGCCTCGAGATGCACGACGACCACGCCCTCGTGGTCGAGGCCCTGCGCGCACACCGCGCTCGACGGGACGAGCGCGCATGA
- a CDS encoding reverse transcriptase family protein gives MEFPGEADGARDASTSPGSPRGTQYQQDHTPREARRAPRARPHGGTDRSPGNPTPLDVVATALADAFLASGGWDADHLTAAGYDVLGLERAYVGLAVRAALETYPRPPVGAPRQLAAVLAGSPPLVRLHDARRDRRPVRVLLRRAVAVQAVPTVSSRLLVDTLPELARELDVTVGRLLWLADTRGWNRRPGPSSPLHHHRHEWVRRPGRTPRLLEKPMDLLRRTQRTVLDELLAVLPVHDAAHGFVPGRSVVTGAAVHVGQPVVVSADLTTFFASVRAQSVYGVFRSAGFAEPLAHVLTGLCTHRVPVHVLTAMPAGGDADERGALRRVLAEPHLPQGAPTSPALANTVLRHLDARLAGWAASVGAAYTRYADDLTFSGGGDLARRPDAFLRGVERIVSDQGYRLNARKTRVRRAAVRQSVTGVVVNERTAPGRREVDRLHAVLHNCVVHGPASQDRGGHADFRAHLLGRIGWVAQVHPARALRLREEFDRITW, from the coding sequence GTGGAGTTCCCGGGGGAGGCGGACGGCGCGCGTGACGCGTCGACCTCTCCGGGGTCACCCCGGGGCACGCAGTACCAGCAGGACCACACGCCCCGAGAGGCTCGGCGCGCTCCGCGCGCTCGCCCTCACGGAGGCACCGACAGGTCCCCCGGGAACCCCACGCCCCTCGACGTCGTCGCCACCGCGCTGGCCGACGCGTTCCTCGCCTCGGGCGGGTGGGACGCCGACCACCTGACCGCCGCCGGGTACGACGTCCTCGGCCTGGAGCGTGCGTACGTGGGACTGGCGGTCCGGGCGGCGCTCGAGACGTACCCACGGCCTCCCGTCGGTGCGCCGCGTCAGCTGGCCGCGGTGCTGGCCGGGTCCCCGCCGCTGGTGCGGCTGCACGACGCGCGGCGCGACCGCCGACCCGTGCGGGTGCTGCTCCGCCGCGCGGTCGCGGTGCAGGCGGTCCCGACCGTGTCGAGCCGCCTGCTCGTCGACACGCTGCCCGAGCTCGCGCGGGAACTCGACGTCACCGTCGGGCGGCTGCTCTGGCTCGCCGACACCCGCGGCTGGAACCGGCGACCGGGCCCGTCGAGCCCGCTGCACCACCACCGTCACGAGTGGGTGCGACGGCCCGGACGGACCCCGCGGCTGCTCGAGAAGCCGATGGACCTGCTCCGTCGGACGCAGCGCACCGTGCTCGACGAGTTGCTCGCGGTCCTGCCCGTGCACGACGCGGCGCACGGGTTCGTCCCCGGTCGCAGCGTCGTCACGGGCGCCGCAGTGCACGTCGGTCAGCCGGTCGTGGTGTCGGCGGACCTCACCACGTTCTTCGCGAGCGTCCGGGCGCAGTCGGTGTACGGGGTGTTCCGGAGCGCCGGGTTCGCCGAACCGCTCGCACACGTCCTCACCGGCCTCTGCACGCACCGGGTGCCGGTGCACGTCCTCACCGCGATGCCGGCCGGTGGCGACGCGGACGAGCGGGGCGCGCTCCGTCGGGTGCTCGCCGAGCCGCACCTGCCGCAGGGGGCACCGACCTCACCGGCGTTGGCGAACACCGTGCTGCGACACCTCGACGCGCGGCTGGCGGGCTGGGCTGCATCGGTCGGTGCCGCGTACACGCGGTACGCCGACGACCTGACGTTCAGCGGCGGTGGCGACCTGGCGCGACGACCGGACGCGTTCCTCCGTGGCGTCGAGCGGATCGTCTCCGACCAGGGGTACCGGCTCAACGCCCGGAAGACCCGGGTCCGCCGTGCCGCTGTCCGGCAGTCGGTGACCGGCGTCGTCGTCAACGAGCGGACCGCTCCCGGCCGCCGCGAGGTCGACCGGCTGCACGCGGTCCTGCACAACTGCGTCGTGCACGGTCCGGCGTCGCAGGACCGCGGCGGGCACGCGGACTTCCGGGCGCACCTGCTCGGCCGGATCGGCTGGGTCGCCCAGGTGCACCCGGCGCGGGCCCTCCGGCTGCGCGAGGAGTTCGACCGCATCACGTGGTGA
- a CDS encoding DUF4287 domain-containing protein, whose translation MSEHRVTAPEPPADGSRPKGPASYFPSIATTYGRPVQEWLDLATDRLDGHRHMEVVEWLKTEHGLGHGHANAVVAYVKQALAR comes from the coding sequence ATGAGCGAGCACCGCGTCACCGCCCCGGAGCCCCCGGCCGACGGCAGCAGACCGAAGGGACCGGCGTCCTACTTCCCGAGCATCGCGACCACCTACGGTCGGCCCGTGCAGGAGTGGCTCGATCTGGCGACGGACCGGCTCGACGGACATCGCCACATGGAGGTCGTCGAGTGGCTGAAGACCGAGCACGGCCTGGGGCACGGTCACGCGAACGCGGTCGTGGCCTACGTCAAGCAGGCCCTCGCTCGCTGA
- a CDS encoding acetylxylan esterase → MYTDITGPDLTSYRGSVAEPDDFDEFWRRTLTAAREHPIAVQADRVDTGLTTVDTYDVSFAGWDGQRIAAWLTVPAGSSADAPLPAVVEYIGYGGGRGLPTERLLWASAGVAHLLMDTRGQGSGWATGDTPDPDGSGPAIPGVMTRGIESPETYYYRRLTTDAVRAVDAARDLDLIDSDRIAVLGGSQGGGLAIAVAGLVEGLAGVFPRVPFLCDHRHATQITDAYPYHELVDYLATHRTATDRVFGTLAYFDGVLHAARATAPAWFSVALMDPICPPSTVYAAYNAWAGPKEITVWEYNGHEGGGPHEDADTLPRLRELFG, encoded by the coding sequence GTGTACACCGACATCACCGGACCCGACCTCACCTCGTACCGCGGCAGCGTCGCCGAACCGGACGACTTCGACGAATTCTGGCGACGCACCCTCACCGCGGCGCGCGAACACCCGATCGCGGTCCAGGCCGACCGGGTCGACACGGGCCTGACCACCGTCGACACCTACGACGTCTCGTTCGCCGGCTGGGACGGGCAGCGCATCGCCGCGTGGCTCACCGTCCCGGCCGGCAGCAGTGCCGACGCACCGCTCCCCGCCGTCGTCGAGTACATCGGCTACGGCGGCGGTCGTGGCCTGCCCACCGAGCGGCTGCTCTGGGCCTCCGCCGGCGTCGCGCACCTGCTCATGGACACCCGCGGGCAGGGCTCGGGCTGGGCCACCGGCGACACCCCCGACCCGGACGGGTCCGGTCCCGCGATCCCCGGGGTCATGACGCGCGGGATCGAGTCCCCCGAGACCTACTACTACCGGCGCCTGACCACCGACGCCGTCCGTGCCGTGGATGCCGCACGCGACCTCGACCTGATCGACAGCGACCGGATCGCGGTCCTCGGCGGCAGCCAGGGCGGTGGCCTGGCGATCGCCGTCGCCGGTCTGGTCGAGGGGCTGGCCGGGGTCTTCCCGCGCGTGCCGTTCCTGTGCGACCACCGACACGCGACGCAGATCACCGACGCCTACCCGTACCACGAGCTGGTCGACTACCTGGCGACGCACCGCACCGCGACGGACCGGGTGTTCGGTACGCTCGCCTACTTCGACGGGGTGCTGCACGCCGCCCGCGCGACCGCCCCGGCGTGGTTCTCGGTCGCGCTGATGGACCCGATCTGCCCACCGTCGACCGTGTACGCCGCGTACAACGCGTGGGCGGGGCCGAAGGAGATCACCGTCTGGGAGTACAACGGCCACGAGGGCGGCGGTCCGCACGAGGACGCCGACACGCTCCCCCGGCTGCGCGAGCTGTTCGGCTGA
- a CDS encoding zinc transporter permease produces the protein MTDTTPETPQADEHRVAEHGVAEHDHEQDGGEHAQVEHGDHVDFVHDGHRHARHEDHYDEH, from the coding sequence ATGACCGACACCACTCCCGAGACGCCCCAGGCCGACGAGCACCGCGTCGCCGAACACGGCGTCGCCGAGCACGACCACGAGCAGGACGGCGGCGAGCACGCGCAGGTCGAGCACGGCGACCACGTCGACTTCGTGCACGACGGCCACCGTCACGCGCGTCACGAGGACCACTACGACGAGCACTGA
- a CDS encoding RES family NAD+ phosphorylase codes for MPTPEREPARTDVAQLPPADDLDLTGFPAAESRGTTFYRAKRHDRGAWWFASTPADADGVDGGRFDLADPRGTCYWADSVEVAVRERLAHHTLHTNTVFAARAREMVVVAARASRGRRFADVTDPAAVRSGVGAELQTMGDYRVPQAWARAFDAVGFAGVRYSTRFTSAAAANAWAVFGDAGIPRKPRPERVHRDGIAACRESGIRVLEDGSQAGPERFTFVTPPR; via the coding sequence ATGCCGACGCCTGAGCGGGAACCGGCGCGGACCGACGTCGCGCAGCTGCCACCGGCCGACGACCTCGACCTGACCGGCTTCCCGGCTGCCGAGTCGCGCGGGACGACGTTCTACCGGGCCAAGCGGCACGACCGCGGGGCGTGGTGGTTCGCATCGACACCCGCCGACGCCGACGGCGTGGACGGCGGCCGGTTCGACCTCGCCGACCCGCGGGGCACCTGCTACTGGGCGGACTCGGTCGAGGTCGCGGTGCGCGAACGGCTCGCCCACCACACGCTCCACACGAACACCGTGTTCGCCGCACGGGCGCGCGAGATGGTCGTCGTGGCGGCCCGGGCCTCCCGGGGGCGACGCTTCGCCGACGTCACGGACCCGGCCGCCGTGCGGTCGGGGGTCGGCGCGGAACTGCAGACGATGGGGGACTACCGCGTCCCACAGGCCTGGGCCCGGGCGTTCGACGCGGTCGGGTTCGCCGGCGTCCGCTACAGCACCCGGTTCACCAGCGCCGCTGCGGCCAATGCGTGGGCGGTGTTCGGCGACGCCGGCATCCCCCGGAAGCCCCGGCCGGAGCGGGTCCACCGGGACGGCATCGCCGCGTGTCGGGAGTCCGGCATCCGGGTGCTCGAGGACGGCTCGCAGGCCGGACCGGAGCGGTTCACGTTCGTCACGCCGCCGCGCTGA
- a CDS encoding GIY-YIG nuclease family protein, whose amino-acid sequence MVRSESPARCCVPGCTAVVSPEAPVPLCTGHVTLVAEFAAEHVGVEDLLPGPCLVCGGRIGVRFPSGSVCAVCEWRFGDVPDGELGAPRVDVVYYLRMRDDTGDRVKIGTTANPRQRLGRIAHQDLLGFERGDRSLERQRHAEFAASRYPGTEWFRVTPELLAHVDVVAAGVPDPWALHTRWMSEALALRG is encoded by the coding sequence ATGGTCCGGTCGGAGAGTCCCGCGCGCTGCTGCGTCCCCGGCTGCACGGCAGTGGTTTCCCCCGAGGCCCCGGTGCCGCTGTGCACCGGACACGTCACCCTGGTCGCCGAGTTCGCGGCCGAGCACGTCGGGGTCGAGGACCTCTTGCCCGGGCCGTGCTTGGTCTGCGGCGGTCGCATCGGGGTGCGGTTCCCGTCCGGCTCGGTCTGCGCCGTCTGCGAGTGGCGCTTCGGGGACGTGCCGGACGGTGAGCTCGGCGCGCCGCGGGTCGACGTCGTGTACTACCTGCGGATGCGCGACGACACCGGCGACCGGGTCAAGATCGGCACGACCGCGAACCCGCGGCAGCGCCTCGGTCGGATCGCCCACCAGGACCTGCTCGGGTTCGAGCGCGGTGACCGTTCCCTCGAGCGGCAGCGGCACGCGGAGTTCGCCGCCTCGCGGTACCCGGGCACCGAATGGTTCCGGGTGACGCCGGAGCTGCTGGCGCACGTCGACGTCGTGGCCGCCGGTGTGCCGGACCCGTGGGCGCTGCACACGCGGTGGATGAGCGAGGCGCTGGCGCTGCGGGGCTGA
- a CDS encoding siderophore-interacting protein: protein MSPKPNRPQHVLVVDRTERLSPHMVRLHLGGPGYDAFIEHADPERLATTDKYVKLMLPKPGTGLQPPYDLDALRATMPKSDLPARRTYTVRAVDPVTRTIAIDFVVHGTDGLAGPWAAAARPGDRIALSGPGGGWAPSTDPEVTHVLLGDDSALPAIGAALEAMLPSATGVALVEVAGPADEQPLVHPTGVELRWLHRDAAGAEPGTLLLAATRELPRASRPVSVFAHGERAAVKAIRRVLQDDWGLEKADLSLSAYWALGRAEDRFQEEKREPIGVVFED, encoded by the coding sequence ATGAGCCCGAAGCCGAACCGCCCGCAGCACGTCCTGGTCGTCGACCGCACCGAGCGCCTCAGCCCGCACATGGTCCGCCTCCACCTGGGCGGCCCCGGGTACGACGCGTTCATCGAGCACGCCGACCCCGAACGCCTGGCGACCACCGACAAGTACGTCAAGCTCATGCTGCCGAAGCCGGGTACCGGCCTGCAGCCGCCGTACGACCTCGACGCCCTCCGCGCCACGATGCCGAAGTCGGACCTGCCCGCTCGCCGCACCTACACCGTCCGCGCCGTCGACCCCGTCACCCGGACCATCGCGATCGACTTCGTCGTGCACGGCACCGACGGCCTCGCCGGACCCTGGGCCGCGGCGGCCCGCCCCGGCGACCGCATCGCGCTGTCCGGTCCGGGCGGCGGCTGGGCACCCTCCACGGACCCCGAGGTCACCCACGTGCTGCTCGGTGACGACAGCGCCCTGCCCGCGATCGGCGCCGCCCTGGAGGCCATGCTCCCGTCCGCCACGGGTGTCGCCCTGGTCGAGGTGGCCGGTCCCGCCGACGAACAGCCGCTCGTGCACCCGACCGGCGTCGAGCTGCGCTGGCTGCACCGCGACGCGGCGGGTGCCGAGCCGGGCACGCTGCTGCTGGCGGCGACCCGGGAGCTGCCCCGCGCCTCCCGTCCGGTGAGCGTCTTCGCACACGGCGAGCGGGCCGCGGTGAAGGCGATCCGTCGGGTGTTGCAGGACGACTGGGGGCTCGAGAAGGCCGACCTGTCGCTGTCGGCGTACTGGGCGCTCGGACGCGCCGAGGACCGGTTCCAGGAGGAGAAGCGCGAACCGATCGGCGTGGTCTTCGAGGACTGA
- a CDS encoding biliverdin-producing heme oxygenase, translating to MSTNVVPFSEALRVRTRRSHGVTAGHGFMHDLAEGRCDVADYATLLGQYAFVYDALECAADRMADHPVAAPFVTSRLTRMPGIRADLEFLVGPDWDELLTPLPATTAYVRRLNEVAATWPGGFVAHHYTRYLGDLTGGHAIGRLLADQFGFETNGVLLWIFDQVADPAAFSDTYRAELDAAPWSDDERERVIAEVELAYRLDAGLLAAVDGMRLPSALADPA from the coding sequence ATGAGCACGAACGTCGTCCCGTTCTCCGAGGCCCTGCGGGTCCGGACACGGCGCTCGCACGGGGTCACGGCCGGCCACGGCTTCATGCACGACCTGGCGGAGGGCCGGTGTGACGTCGCCGACTACGCGACGCTCCTCGGGCAGTACGCCTTCGTCTACGACGCGCTCGAGTGCGCAGCCGACCGGATGGCCGACCACCCGGTCGCCGCCCCGTTCGTGACCAGCCGACTGACGCGCATGCCGGGCATCCGCGCGGACCTGGAGTTCCTGGTCGGCCCGGACTGGGACGAGCTGCTCACCCCGCTGCCCGCCACGACGGCATACGTCCGGCGACTCAACGAGGTCGCGGCGACGTGGCCCGGCGGGTTCGTCGCCCACCACTACACGCGCTACCTCGGCGACCTGACCGGCGGTCACGCCATCGGACGCCTGCTCGCCGACCAGTTCGGCTTCGAGACCAACGGTGTCCTGCTCTGGATCTTCGACCAGGTCGCCGACCCCGCCGCGTTCTCCGACACGTACCGCGCCGAACTCGACGCGGCGCCGTGGAGCGACGACGAGCGGGAGCGCGTGATCGCGGAGGTGGAGCTGGCCTACCGGCTGGACGCCGGGCTGCTCGCCGCGGTGGACGGGATGCGTCTGCCGTCCGCCCTCGCCGACCCGGCCTGA
- a CDS encoding phosphoenolpyruvate carboxylase, which produces MTAIDGSTRFGRARDDVSGAVDSDLRADVRYLGNLLGRVLRETGGDDLLRDVESLRQAVIDAYEGTDEDGATRAEAVVATFSAERAEEVARAFTSYFHLVNLAEEHHRVRVLRARGDDGGQPGDSFPATFVELVEQVGADEAAARLEGLRFHPVLTAHPTEARRRAVTTGVRRITDLIDERDRMKNATARAENERRLLEEIATLLRTSPLRTTRPTPLDEVRTAMSVFDQTLFEIVPQVYRLLDDRLQGDDAGRAPVQAPAFVRFGTWIGGDRDGNPHVTADVTRQAAEIAAEHILLGLTRAATRIGSALTLDADHTPGDAGLTALVAAQESLDPDVAERIGIRAPTETHRRALLFIAARIDATRRDDRPLAYRGPDELLADLHVVQASLTAAGALRAANGELQNLVWQVETFGFHLAELEIRQHSQVHRTALAEIRAGGARSEMTDEVLAVFRTIADLQRRYGVRSASRYIVSFTQSAEDLANVHELAVAALGSVEAAPVLDVIPLFETFADLHASVDILDEAVRTEPFQRRLGATGRRLEVMLGYSDSSKDVGPVSANLALYDAQARIASWAAAQDVELTLFHGRGGSLGRGGGPANEAVLAQPPGSIDGRLKLTEQGEVIFAQYGDQDIAARHLEQMASATLFASSPSNEARTAVAAERFADLAQQLDDVSRAAFYDLVKADGFAPWFARVTPMEELGLLPLGSRPARRGLSVESLEDLRAIPWVFSWTQARINLAGWYGLGSALEAVGDLDLLRTAAAEWPLFAALIKNVEMSLAKTDVQIARRYLELADRDDLGRKVLDEMDRTRSWVLRISGAEDVLEDRPVLARAVRLRSPYVDALSHLQLRALRAIRSSGSSDTTDGDHRLLLLTVNGIAAGLQNTG; this is translated from the coding sequence ATGACGGCGATCGACGGTTCGACGCGCTTCGGACGCGCGCGTGACGACGTCAGCGGAGCGGTCGACAGCGACCTGCGTGCTGACGTGCGGTACCTCGGCAACCTGCTCGGACGGGTGCTCCGCGAGACCGGCGGTGACGACCTGCTGCGCGACGTCGAGTCGCTGCGCCAGGCGGTCATCGACGCGTACGAGGGCACCGACGAAGACGGCGCCACCCGCGCCGAAGCGGTGGTGGCCACGTTCTCCGCCGAGCGTGCCGAAGAGGTCGCCCGGGCGTTCACCTCGTACTTCCACCTGGTCAACCTGGCCGAGGAGCACCACCGCGTCCGGGTCCTCCGTGCCCGCGGGGACGACGGCGGCCAGCCGGGTGACTCGTTCCCCGCCACGTTCGTCGAGCTCGTCGAGCAGGTCGGCGCCGACGAGGCCGCTGCCCGGCTCGAGGGCCTGCGGTTCCACCCGGTCCTCACCGCGCACCCGACCGAGGCCCGCCGTCGTGCGGTGACCACGGGTGTGCGCCGCATCACCGACCTCATCGACGAGCGCGACCGCATGAAGAACGCGACCGCCCGCGCCGAGAACGAGCGCCGACTGCTCGAGGAGATCGCGACGCTCCTGCGCACCTCGCCGCTCCGCACCACCCGGCCGACCCCGCTCGACGAGGTCCGCACCGCGATGAGCGTGTTCGACCAGACCCTGTTCGAGATCGTGCCGCAGGTGTACCGGCTGCTCGACGACCGGCTGCAGGGCGACGACGCCGGCCGTGCCCCGGTGCAGGCTCCGGCGTTCGTGCGCTTCGGCACGTGGATCGGCGGCGACCGTGACGGCAACCCGCACGTCACCGCCGACGTCACGCGCCAGGCCGCCGAGATCGCCGCGGAGCACATCTTGCTCGGGCTGACCCGGGCCGCGACCCGCATCGGCAGCGCCCTGACCCTCGACGCCGACCACACCCCGGGCGACGCCGGCCTCACCGCGCTGGTCGCCGCGCAGGAGTCCTTGGACCCCGACGTCGCCGAGCGCATCGGCATCCGTGCGCCCACCGAGACCCACCGCCGCGCGCTGCTGTTCATCGCCGCCCGCATCGACGCCACCCGTCGCGACGACCGACCGCTGGCGTACCGCGGCCCGGACGAGCTCCTCGCCGACCTGCACGTGGTGCAGGCGTCACTGACGGCCGCCGGGGCGCTCCGTGCCGCGAACGGCGAGCTGCAGAACCTCGTGTGGCAGGTCGAGACGTTCGGGTTCCACCTGGCCGAGCTCGAGATCCGCCAGCACTCCCAGGTGCACCGCACCGCCCTCGCCGAGATCCGCGCCGGGGGAGCCCGGAGCGAGATGACCGACGAGGTCCTCGCCGTCTTCCGGACGATCGCCGACCTGCAGCGCCGCTACGGCGTCCGGTCGGCCAGCCGGTACATCGTGTCGTTCACCCAGTCCGCCGAGGACCTGGCGAACGTGCACGAACTCGCCGTCGCCGCACTCGGGTCGGTCGAGGCCGCCCCGGTGCTCGACGTCATCCCGCTGTTCGAGACCTTCGCCGACCTGCACGCCAGCGTCGACATCCTCGACGAGGCCGTCCGCACCGAGCCGTTCCAGCGTCGCCTCGGGGCGACCGGGCGCCGGCTCGAGGTCATGCTCGGCTACTCGGACTCCTCGAAGGACGTCGGCCCGGTGTCGGCGAACCTGGCGCTCTACGACGCCCAGGCCCGGATCGCGTCCTGGGCGGCGGCGCAGGACGTCGAGTTGACGCTCTTCCACGGCCGCGGCGGCTCCCTCGGCCGCGGTGGCGGTCCGGCGAACGAAGCCGTGCTCGCGCAGCCGCCGGGGTCCATCGACGGCCGCCTGAAGCTCACCGAGCAGGGTGAGGTCATCTTCGCCCAGTACGGCGACCAGGACATCGCGGCCCGACACCTGGAGCAGATGGCCTCGGCGACGCTGTTCGCGTCGTCGCCGTCGAACGAGGCACGCACCGCCGTCGCGGCCGAGCGCTTCGCCGACCTGGCGCAGCAGCTCGACGACGTGTCCCGCGCGGCGTTCTACGACCTGGTCAAGGCCGACGGCTTCGCCCCGTGGTTCGCCCGCGTCACCCCGATGGAGGAGCTCGGGCTGCTGCCGCTCGGGTCCCGTCCGGCCCGCCGTGGTCTCAGCGTCGAGTCGCTCGAGGACCTCCGGGCGATCCCGTGGGTGTTCTCGTGGACGCAGGCCCGGATCAACCTGGCCGGCTGGTACGGCCTGGGCTCGGCGCTCGAAGCGGTCGGTGACCTCGACCTGCTCCGCACCGCGGCCGCCGAGTGGCCCCTCTTCGCGGCCCTGATCAAGAACGTCGAGATGTCGCTCGCGAAGACCGACGTCCAGATCGCCCGTCGGTACCTCGAGCTCGCGGACCGCGACGACCTCGGGCGGAAGGTCCTGGACGAGATGGACCGGACCCGCTCGTGGGTCCTCCGGATCAGCGGCGCCGAGGACGTGCTCGAGGACCGGCCGGTGCTCGCGCGCGCCGTCCGACTGCGCTCCCCGTACGTCGACGCCCTGTCGCACCTGCAGCTGCGCGCGCTCCGGGCGATCCGGTCGTCCGGCAGTTCCGACACCACCGACGGCGACCACCGGCTGCTCCTGCTGACGGTGAACGGCATCGCCGCCGGCCTGCAGAACACGGGGTGA